In the Wyeomyia smithii strain HCP4-BCI-WySm-NY-G18 chromosome 2, ASM2978416v1, whole genome shotgun sequence genome, one interval contains:
- the LOC129725731 gene encoding GPI mannosyltransferase 4 — MNSRKIQHEETSLVSYYILCFLRVVLVFVPQTGYIHPDEFFQSVEVIVGDEYGLEVTRTWEFNNTFPIRSITLPYFGLKLPFSFLRFLSMYTKYYFGINLRGSYVTLVFPRFLMVALSFVNDWSLQKICTAYGLQSQFRLLTLASSYVMLVYSTRTFTNSIEMALCSLLLYIVSDCMIHSNTVIYQKEFLEEKYQKARNNVEKVKLYKLKSSLPRHSLNKCALVATLCVAGVFNRPTFLLFGMPLVFHWLLRGMGTRTVSFADFNARIVTFVLSALPALVFFIVVDSFYYGYLTPAELERMEIGIDNFVVTPLNFIRYNINSENTKQHGVHPYYLHLLVNIPVLYNVLGVIAVVSFFTIMYRFASNELTNLPRAQSFVGLMLSAIFFPIFMLSSINHQEPRFLLPITLPLVLLYAPKLKSGFCSSYPFKIRSRFKDFLYNYVLSTRSSSRYLFQVWYSTNLALTLFYGFIHQGGVYQLAAHFAHHIELRSATTQIHLVTSHIYSMPQCFLNLPSSQTLLINPANGQKYRRGKQFFLYEYGSMELPELYRKVKLILDISEMKAISSNQKYELYLAIPSSLAEELNDVFHNRTTALVKHSQVTVFYPHLSLEAPPKMLGQHLCGINTDLDELGDTCPIYAHEDEQNPYSLARILRQFSSLAHQFGLILYRIEVRKRIK, encoded by the exons ATGAACTCGAGAAAAATCCAACATGAAGAGACATCTCTTGTGTCGTACTACATTCTGTGCTTTCTTCGAGTAGTTCTGGTCTTCGTGCCCCAAACTGGGTACATTCATCCTGATGAGTTTTTCCAGTCAGTGGAAGTGATTGTTG GGGACGAATATGGTTTGGAAGTCACTAGAACGTGGGAATTCAATAACACTTTTCCCATACGTTCAATCACTCTTCCGTATTTCGGATTGAAGCTGCCATTCAGTTTTCTAAGGTTCCTATCCATGTATACCAAGTACTATTTTGGCATTAATCTACGGGGAAGTTATGTGACTCTAGTGTTTCCACGGTTCCTAATGGTGGCACTATCTTTCGTCAACGACTGGAGCCTACAGAAGATTTGCACTGCTTATGGTTTACAAAGTCAGTTTCGGCTGCTAACGCTAGCCAGTTCCTATGTAATGCTCGTATATTCCACTAGAACCTTCACAAATTCGATTGAAATGGCCCTGTGCTCGCTATTGCTTTACATTGTCAGCGATTGTATGATCCATTCCAATACGGTAATCTACCAAAAAGAGTTTCTCGAAGAGAAATACCAAAAAGCAAGAAACAATGTCGAAAAGGTGAAGCTGTACAAATTGAAGAGTTCACTGCCGCGACATTCGCTCAACAAATGTGCCCTGGTTGCAACACTCTGCGTGGCAGGAGTTTTCAACCGTCCAACTTTTCTCCTGTTTGGAATGCCGCTGGTCTTTCACTGGCTGCTGCGAGGCATGGGTACCCGGACTGTTTCGTTCGCCGATTTTAATGCGCGGATTGTAACGTTCGTGCTGTCTGCACTACCGGCGCTTGTGTTTTTCATTGTGGTGGATTCATTTTACTATGGTTATCTAACACCAGCAGAGCTGGAACGGATGGAAATTGGCATCGATAACTTTGTGGTGACTCCGCTGAACTTTATTCGGTATAACATCAACTCGGAGAACACCAAGCAGCACGGTGTACACCCCTACTACTTACATCTGCTGGTGAACATTCCTGTTCTGTACAATGTCCTGGGAGTTATTGCGgtggtttcatttttcactaTTATGTACAG GTTTGCATCCAATGAATTGACGAACCTTCCCCGAGCACAATCGTTCGTAGGACTAATGCTTTCTGCGATATTCTTCCCGATCTTCATGCTGTCCTCCATCAACCATCAGGAACCACGCTTTCTCCTTCCAATCACCTTGCCACTGGTGCTGTTGTATGCTCCGAAGCTAAAAAGCGGGTTCTGCAGCTCCTACCCCTTCAAAATACGATCCAGATTCAAGGACTTTTTGTACAACTACGTTCTCAGCACCCGCTCTAGCTCCCGCTATCTGTTTCAAGTGTGGTACTCTACCAACCTAGCGCTGACCTTGTTTTACGGATTTATCCACCAGGGTGGAGTTTACCAGCTAGCGGCCCATTTCGCCCACCACATCGAACTGCGATCAGCAACCACACAAATCCATCTGGTCACAAGTCACATTTACAGCATGCCACAATGCTTCCTGAATTTGCCCAGCAGCCAGACACTGCTGATAAATCCAGCAAATGGCCAAAAGTATCGCCGAGGAAAACAATTTTTCCTCTACGAATACGGCAGTATGGAACTGCCCGAGCTATACCGAAAGGTGAAACTCATACTGGATATCAGCGAGATGAAGGCAATCAGCAGCAATCAAAAATATGAACTCTACCTGGCCATACCGTCCAGCTTGGCGGAGGAATTGAACGATGTGTTTCACAACCGCACAACGGCTCTAGTTAAACATAGCCAGGTGACCGTGTTCTATCCGCACTTATCGCTGGAAGCTCCACCAAAAATGTTGGGCCAACATCTCTGCGGCATTAACACCGACCTGGACGAATTGGGTGACACGTGTCCTATTTACGCCCACGAAGACGAACAAAATCCATACTCGCTAGCGCGGATCCTTAGACAATTTTCCTCGTTGGCACATCAGTTCGGTTTGATCCTGTACCGGATCGAGGTACGCAAACGAATCAAATAA
- the LOC129723710 gene encoding glutactin-like yields MSLFFKTGLFLGYLILVCAQTEQQPVVTIPELGTVRGSISYSAWTNRMIYSFEGIPFAESPTGNLRFQPPVKTISWEGTLDATKPGISCPQLLGSDVNAIDENCLTLSVFSNDLTSYRPVMVSIHGGAFFLGSAIGYPPDYLLEADIVLVVIQYRLGPLGFLSTMSDKIPGNVGILDMILALEWVQQNIASFGGNPQVVTIFGESAGGAAVSALLHTPLVRSKPTPLFHRAIIQSGSVFSPWAICDTPTEGAYDIASRLGCGNDVEQCLLEAPVEDLLIAFQLHRTDAIVNRGLPYVAGATMVVGGPSGLFPEHPKKYLSQAFPNISVIAGVTSQDGLIFLNEICELHPEIAQSLNTAQDLHSFVRLLHEKFGQTRLDGTLQGYAVHEHFLMSEIDQMQWKEIVLGLTDICGNHAFKGPVLVDTLALASVDSNRAYLYSFDYAIDNSTNLPLSISFPYEGAVHHAADIHYLFPWSNLDDNGLKIAQTMVQLWTSFARTGVPTAQAVPYWSTVGNLHGPYLSINENMEEKKNFYNEFTATTLRFRTSGTGSIGSKLIIIVIGVLTFCRTIL; encoded by the exons ATGAGCCTATTCTTTAAGACCGGCCTCTTCCTCGGTTATCTGATTCTGGTCTGTGCTCAAACCGAACAACAGCCAGTTGTAACCATACCAGAATTAGGAACGGTTCGCGGATCGATATCCTACAGTGCATGGACTAACCGAATGATCTATTCATTTGAAGGAATTCCGTTTGCTGAATCTCCAACGGGGAATTTGCGATTTCAG cCTCCAGTTAAAACGATCAGCTGGGAGGGAACATTAGATGCAACGAAGCCGGGCATCAGCTGTCCCCAACTGTTGGGTTCGGATGTAAACGCAATCGACGAAAATTGTCTCACTCTATCAGTGTTTTCCAATGAT TTAACCTCTTATCGACCGgtgatggtgtccattcacgggGGCGCCTTTTTTCTTGGCAGCGCAATAGGTTACCCTCCGGACTATTTGCTGGAAGCGGACATCGTTCTAGTGGTGATCCAATATCGGTTGGGTCCACTGGGATTTTTATCCACTATGAGTGATAAAATTCCCGGTAACGTTGGAATTCTGGATATGATTTTAGCATTGGAGTGGGTGCAGCAGAACATTGCCTCGTTCGGTGGTAACCCTCAAGTTGTTACAATATTCGGCGAATCTGCTGGAGGAGCGGCAGTTTCCGCTCTGCTACATACTCCCCTGGTTCGCAGTAAACCAACGCCTTTGTTCCATCGAGCAATCATACAATCGGGATCGGTATTCTCACCATGGGCTATCTGTGATACTCCGACAGAAGGGGCTTACGATATTGCCAGTCGTTTAGGATGTGGTAATGACGTAGAGCAGTGCTTGCTGGAAGCACCAGTCGAGGATCTTCTGATTGCCTTCCAACTTCATCGTACAGACGCCATCGTTAACCGAGGATTGCCTTACGTCGCCGGAGCAACGATGGTCGTTGGTGGGCCCTCTGGGCTTTTTCCTGAGCATCCGAAGAAATACCTCTCGCAAGCTTTTCCCAACATATCCGTAATTGCGGGAGTCACCTCGCAAGATGGTTTAATCTTTCTGAATGAAATCTGTGAACTGCACCCGGAAATAGCGCAGTCGCTAAACACAGCCCAGGATTTACATTCCTTCGTACGATTGCTACATGAAAAGTTCGGTCAGACAAGACTTGACGGAACTCTACAGGGATATGCAGTTCATGAACATTTTCTAATGAGTGAAATCGATCAGATGCAGTGGAAGGAAATTGTTCTAGGCCTAACCGAT ATCTGCGGCAACCACGCATTCAAAGGACCAGTTCTGGTGGATACTCTAGCATTAGCATCGGTCGATTCGAATAGGGCCTATCTTTATAGTTTTGACTACGCAATAGACAACTCGACAAATTTGCCACTTTCCATATCGTTTCCCTACGAAGGAGCTGTTCATCATGCTGCCGATATCCATTACCTGTTTCCTTGGTCGAATCTGGATGACAATGGGTTGAAGATAGCCCAAACCATGGTACAACTTTGGACCTCCTTCGCCAGAACGGGCGTTCCCACGGCCCAAGCGGTTCCGTACTGGTCCACGGTTGGAA ATCTTCACGGTCCTTATTTATCAATTAACGAAAACATGGAGGAAAAGAAAAACTTTTACAATGAATTTACGGCAACTACTCTTCGATTCCGGACTAGCGGTACCGGTAGCATCGGTTCGAAACTTATCATAATCGTCATCGGTGTTTTGACGTTCTGCCGTACCATACTTTGA